From one Sardina pilchardus chromosome 6, fSarPil1.1, whole genome shotgun sequence genomic stretch:
- the tubb5 gene encoding tubulin beta-5 chain: MREIVHIQAGQCGNQIGAKFWEVISDEHGIDPTGTYHGDSDLQLDRISVYYNEATGGKYVPRAILVDLEPGTMDSVRSGPFGQIFRPDNFVFGQSGAGNNWAKGHYTEGAELVDSVLDVVRKESESCDCLQGFQLTHSLGGGTGSGMGTLLISKIREEYPDRIMNTFSVVPSPKVSDTVVEPYNATLSVHQLVENTDETYCIDNEALYDICFRTLKLTTPTYGDLNHLVSATMSGVTTCLRFPGQLNADLRKLAVNMVPFPRLHFFMPGFAPLTSRGSQQYRALTVPELTQQVFDAKNMMAACDPRHGRYLTVAAVFRGRMSMKEVDEQMLNVQNKNSSYFVEWIPNNVKTAVCDIPPRGLKMAVTFIGNSTAIQELFKRISEQFTAMFRRKAFLHWYTGEGMDEMEFTEAESNMNDLVSEYQQYQDATAEEEGEFDEDAEQDA; the protein is encoded by the exons ATGAGAGAAATCGTACACATTCAGGCTGGGCAGTGTGGTAACCAGATTGGTGCCAAG TTCTGGGAGGTAATCAGCGATGAACATGGGATCGACCCCACTGGCACCTATCATGGAGACAGTGACCTGCAGCTGGACCGCATCAGTGTGTACTACAATGAGGCCACAG GAGGTAAATATGTACCCAGAGCCATCCTAGTTGACCTGGAACCTGGCACCATGGACTCGGTGCGCTCAGGACCCTTTGGACAGATCTTCAGACCTGACAACTTTGTTTTTG GTCAGAGTGGTGCCGGTAACAACTGGGCCAAGGGCCACTACACAGAAGGTGCCGAGCTGGTGGATTCGGTGCTGGATGTGGTGAGGAAAGAATCTGAGAGTTGTGACTGCCTCCAGGGCTTccagctcacacactccctgGGTGGTGGTACTGGCTCTGGTATGGGCACCCTGCTCATCAGCAAGATCCGTGAAGAGTATCCTGACCGCATCATGAACACCTTCAGTGTAGTGCCTTCCCCCAAAGTGTCGGACACAGTGGTTGAGCCCTACAACGCAACCCTGTCAGTGCACCAGCTGGTTGAGAACACAGATGAGACCTACTGCATCGACAATGAGGCTCTGTATGACATCTGCTTCCGTACACTCAAGCTAACCACGCCCACTTACGGTGACCTCAATCATCTGGTGTCAGCTACCATGAGCGGCGTTACAACCTGCCTGCGATTCCCTGGCCAGCTCAATGCCGACCTCCGCAAACTTGCCGTCAACATGGTGCCCTTCCCCCGCTTGCACTTCTTCATGCCCGGCTTCGCCCCTCTGACCAGCCGTGGCAGCCAGCAGTACCGTGCCCTCACAGTGCCTGAGCTCACCCAGCAGGTGTTCGATGCCAAGAACATGATGGCAGCTTGCGACCCACGTCACGGTCGCTACCTCACTGTTGCAGCTGTGTTCCGTGGCAGAATGTCCATGAAGGAGGTGGATGAGCAGATGCTCAACGTCCAGAACAAGAATAGCAGCTACTTTGTGGAGTGGATTCCAAATAACGTCAAAACAGCTGTCTGCGACATCCCACCAAGAGGACTCAAGATGGCAGTCACCTTCATTGGCAACAGCACCGCCATCCAGGAGCTGTTCAAGCGCATCTCGGAGCAGTTCACCGCCATGTTCCGCCGCAAGGCCTTCTTGCACTGGTACACTGGAGAGGGGATGGATGAGATGGAGTTCACTGAGGCCGAGAGCAACATGAACGACCTGGTGTCCGAGTACCAACAGTACCAGGATGCCACAgctgaagaagagggagagttcGATGAGGATGCTGAGCAGGATGCCTAA